A single genomic interval of Demequina sp. NBRC 110054 harbors:
- the fliD gene encoding flagellar filament capping protein FliD: MSTLGVDGIISGLDTSSIVSALMEVEAQPQVLLENKKSDAEEVLEALQDLNTGTAAIATAAESAADPDNWTAYTATSSSDSVTVSTDATATAGTLTFTVSAVAAKQVSLTDAVTDGASLGLDDPPTLTLKNADGEYVTVTADSNSLADVAAAINDSDMGVTATLVQVTGGASPTYRLQFTSDTTGTEGAFELYVGDEAAVTAGTAARLDSTVVTDATDASITLYAGTAAETTFTQSSNTFSDLMTGVDVTLGDDVEAGDSVTITVDTNAEEVEGLASSLVDAINAVLADIKSYTSSTTEEDDDGNSVVSAGVLGLDSTTRNLKYALVQAASGAIDGQSPSQYGIVIEDDGTFTFDADVFAEALESDPDGTAAFMQALAARVQTAAEGYSDSKTGALTLKITSQENKIDDYADRISAWDDRLAKREEILYAKFTAMETALATLESQQSYIEQMIESLSTSSS; this comes from the coding sequence ATGTCCACTCTCGGAGTCGATGGCATCATCTCGGGGCTCGACACGTCGTCGATCGTCTCCGCGCTGATGGAGGTCGAGGCGCAGCCGCAGGTGCTGCTCGAGAACAAGAAGAGCGACGCCGAGGAGGTGCTCGAGGCTCTTCAGGATCTCAACACGGGCACCGCCGCGATCGCCACCGCCGCAGAGTCCGCCGCGGACCCCGACAACTGGACGGCCTACACCGCCACCTCCTCGTCGGATTCCGTCACGGTATCCACCGACGCGACGGCCACCGCAGGAACCCTCACCTTCACCGTGTCCGCGGTCGCCGCCAAGCAGGTGTCGCTGACCGACGCGGTGACCGACGGCGCCTCGCTCGGACTCGACGACCCTCCGACGCTCACGCTGAAGAACGCCGACGGCGAGTACGTGACCGTGACGGCGGACTCCAACAGCCTCGCCGACGTGGCCGCGGCCATCAACGACTCCGATATGGGCGTCACCGCGACGCTCGTGCAGGTCACCGGTGGGGCGAGCCCCACCTACAGACTTCAGTTCACGTCCGACACCACGGGCACCGAAGGGGCCTTCGAGCTCTACGTGGGTGATGAGGCCGCGGTCACCGCCGGCACCGCGGCTCGACTCGACTCGACTGTCGTGACCGACGCGACCGACGCGAGCATCACCCTCTACGCGGGTACCGCGGCCGAGACGACGTTCACGCAGTCCTCCAACACGTTCTCCGACCTCATGACCGGCGTCGACGTGACGCTCGGCGACGATGTCGAGGCGGGCGACTCGGTGACGATCACCGTCGACACGAACGCCGAGGAGGTCGAGGGTCTCGCCTCGAGCCTCGTCGACGCGATCAATGCCGTGCTCGCCGACATCAAGTCCTACACGTCGAGCACGACGGAGGAGGACGACGACGGCAACAGCGTCGTGTCCGCCGGCGTCCTCGGCCTCGACTCCACCACGCGCAACCTCAAGTACGCCCTGGTTCAGGCCGCGAGCGGCGCGATCGACGGTCAGTCGCCGTCGCAGTACGGCATCGTGATCGAGGACGACGGCACGTTCACCTTCGACGCCGACGTGTTCGCCGAGGCGCTCGAGTCCGACCCGGACGGCACCGCCGCCTTCATGCAGGCCCTCGCCGCTCGCGTGCAGACCGCCGCCGAGGGCTACTCGGACTCGAAGACCGGAGCCCTGACGCTCAAGATCACGAGCCAGGAGAACAAGATCGACGACTACGCGGACAGGATCTCCGCGTGGGACGACAGGCTCGCGAAGCGCGAGGAGATCCTGTACGCGAAGTTCACCGCCATGGAGACCGCGCTCGCGACCCTCGAGTCGCAGCAGAGCTACATCGAGCAGATGATCGAGTCCCTCTCGACCTCGAGCTCGTAG
- a CDS encoding flagellin — MALTVNNNIAALNAYRNLSSTQNDLNSSLEKLSSGYRINRAADDAAGLSISEGLRSQIGGLTVAVRNAQDGISVAQTAEGALTEVTDMLQRMNDLAVQYNNGTQNADSQAALQAEFDALETEIGRIGTNTTFNGVDLFGGSALTFQTGYASSDTIDISATALADFTAGTAMAAIDITDSDTLQAAITEVSAQRSELGAVQNRFEHTIANLNVTVENLTASESRIRDTDMAAEMVDFTSAQILSQAGTAMLAQAKSIPQGVLSLLQ; from the coding sequence ATGGCTCTCACCGTCAACAACAACATCGCGGCACTCAACGCGTACCGCAACCTGTCCAGCACCCAGAACGACCTGAACAGCTCGCTCGAGAAGCTGTCGTCGGGCTACCGCATCAACCGCGCCGCCGATGACGCGGCCGGCCTCTCCATCTCGGAGGGCCTGCGCTCGCAGATCGGTGGCCTCACGGTCGCCGTCCGCAACGCCCAGGACGGTATCTCGGTCGCACAGACCGCTGAAGGCGCGCTGACCGAGGTCACCGACATGCTCCAGCGCATGAACGACCTCGCGGTGCAGTACAACAACGGCACCCAGAACGCCGACTCGCAGGCTGCCCTGCAGGCCGAGTTCGACGCGCTCGAGACCGAGATCGGCCGCATCGGCACCAACACCACGTTCAACGGCGTGGACCTGTTCGGTGGCAGCGCGCTGACCTTCCAGACCGGCTACGCCAGCTCCGACACGATCGACATCTCCGCCACCGCGCTCGCCGACTTCACCGCCGGCACCGCGATGGCCGCGATCGACATCACCGACTCGGACACCCTGCAGGCCGCGATCACCGAGGTCTCCGCCCAGCGTTCCGAGCTCGGTGCGGTCCAGAACCGCTTCGAGCACACCATCGCCAACCTCAACGTGACGGTCGAGAACCTGACCGCCTCCGAGAGCCGCATCCGCGACACCGACATGGCGGCGGAGATGGTCGACTTCACGTCGGCGCAGATCCTCTCGCAGGCCGGTACCGCGATGCTCGCCCAGGCGAAGTCCATCCCGCAGGGCGTCCTCTCGCTCCTGCAGTAA
- the fliS gene encoding flagellar export chaperone FliS, whose amino-acid sequence MNGYANARSRYVDSAVTTASPTTLLIMLYERLLRDLERGEIALREGQRDKAHEQLTHAQDIVAELASTLDVDAWEGGRQLLALYTYLTTSLVEANIRGDADKVVACRELVAPLAEAWQRAAQHAAESAPERALGDLGVA is encoded by the coding sequence ATGAACGGATACGCCAACGCCCGCAGCCGCTACGTCGACAGCGCGGTCACGACCGCGAGCCCGACGACCTTGCTGATCATGCTGTACGAGCGCCTGCTGCGCGACCTCGAGCGAGGTGAGATCGCGCTCCGGGAGGGCCAGCGAGACAAGGCGCATGAGCAGCTGACCCATGCTCAGGACATCGTCGCGGAGCTTGCGAGCACCCTCGACGTGGATGCCTGGGAGGGCGGCCGCCAGCTCCTGGCGCTCTACACCTATCTCACCACCTCCCTGGTGGAGGCGAACATCCGCGGCGACGCCGATAAGGTCGTCGCCTGCCGCGAGCTCGTCGCCCCGCTCGCAGAGGCGTGGCAGCGCGCCGCGCAGCATGCGGCGGAGAGCGCGCCGGAGCGGGCGCTCGGAGATCTGGGCGTCGCATGA
- a CDS encoding sigma-70 family RNA polymerase sigma factor has translation MNTQHRTSNALVEEHLALIGYNVNEVLARVPSHVARADLMSAGALALVRAARSFDESKGVPFARYASLRIRGALVDELRSMDWVSRGARRRARETAEASEKLSAQLGRTPTRVEIAQALGVSVDEVDAARVDGETRVLSSDAFDGAVADMVVEQGTGPLDAIVGAERVQYLHAGISCLPDKLRYVVEQLFFHDRPVLELAEEMGVTRSRISQLRTEALALLKDGLNANLEQDEAPVVDPTEGVAERRRKAYYAAIAARASETRGAAAVAPSLDATTGIRAAS, from the coding sequence AGCACCTCGCGCTGATCGGCTACAACGTCAACGAGGTCCTCGCCCGGGTCCCGTCCCACGTCGCCCGCGCCGACCTCATGTCGGCCGGAGCCCTCGCGCTGGTCCGTGCCGCGCGTTCCTTCGATGAGTCCAAGGGTGTCCCCTTCGCTCGCTACGCCTCGCTCCGCATCCGCGGCGCGCTGGTCGACGAGCTGCGCTCGATGGACTGGGTCTCCCGCGGCGCCCGCCGCCGGGCCCGCGAGACCGCCGAGGCATCCGAGAAGCTCTCGGCTCAGCTCGGCCGCACGCCGACCCGCGTCGAGATCGCCCAGGCGCTCGGCGTCTCGGTCGATGAGGTCGACGCCGCGCGCGTCGACGGCGAGACCCGTGTGCTCTCGTCGGACGCCTTCGACGGCGCCGTCGCCGACATGGTCGTCGAGCAGGGCACCGGACCGCTGGACGCGATCGTCGGCGCCGAGCGCGTGCAGTACCTGCACGCGGGCATCTCCTGCCTCCCCGACAAGCTCCGCTACGTCGTCGAGCAGTTGTTCTTCCACGACCGCCCCGTGCTCGAGCTCGCGGAGGAGATGGGCGTCACGCGCTCCCGCATCAGCCAGCTCCGCACCGAGGCGCTCGCACTCCTCAAGGACGGGCTGAACGCCAACCTCGAGCAGGACGAGGCCCCCGTCGTCGACCCCACCGAGGGCGTCGCCGAGCGCCGACGCAAGGCCTACTACGCGGCGATCGCCGCGCGAGCCTCGGAGACGCGCGGTGCGGCAGCGGTCGCGCCCTCGCTCGACGCGACGACCGGGATCCGCGCCGCGTCGTGA